Proteins from a genomic interval of Candidatus Nomurabacteria bacterium:
- a CDS encoding class I SAM-dependent RNA methyltransferase, whose product MGKRRNKKLESYVLENITLEKFVNGGQALGYTAEGKPLFVWGGLAGERVDVLVTKSKKGILEGVVEKVKVASENRVEPENEYEYLSTSPWQILRFDYENQVKLDLLKQTFKHEAGIDLCEVTMFAGDKQYGYRNKMEYNFWGDEDGLHLALHKRGSGQKIKLEGSVLASETINKAGESILSTLNNLGVFAGDLKSLILRSSADGKCVGALFVKKEDFSELELPEGLDGLVCYYSNPKSPASVITKELWKKGEITLEDKILDKNLKYDVNSFFQLNLPVFEEALRDIKKYLNDGKIVDFYGGTGSIGISLINNKNELKIVELDEHSAQMAKVNIKDLDNAKVFSLSAEESLEKIVSDSVLVVDPPRAGLHKKVVQSICEVKPKQLIYLSCSPVTQARDLKEIIEAGYKIKFARGYNFFPKTPHIESLIILEK is encoded by the coding sequence ATGGGGAAGAGACGAAACAAAAAATTAGAGTCGTATGTGCTCGAAAATATCACCTTAGAAAAGTTTGTTAATGGGGGACAGGCGCTTGGCTACACCGCTGAGGGAAAACCATTGTTTGTGTGGGGTGGTTTGGCTGGTGAGAGGGTAGATGTTTTAGTTACAAAATCTAAAAAAGGAATTTTAGAAGGAGTTGTTGAGAAAGTTAAAGTTGCTTCTGAAAACAGGGTGGAGCCAGAGAATGAGTATGAGTATTTAAGTACAAGCCCGTGGCAGATCTTAAGATTTGATTATGAAAATCAGGTTAAGCTAGATCTTTTGAAGCAAACTTTTAAGCATGAGGCAGGGATTGATCTATGTGAAGTGACTATGTTCGCTGGTGACAAGCAGTATGGCTATAGAAATAAAATGGAGTATAACTTTTGGGGGGATGAGGATGGTTTACATCTAGCTCTGCACAAACGCGGCTCTGGGCAAAAGATTAAGCTTGAGGGCAGTGTGCTAGCTTCTGAGACTATTAATAAAGCAGGGGAGAGCATCTTATCAACCTTGAATAATTTAGGTGTTTTTGCAGGTGATCTAAAATCTCTTATACTTCGCTCATCTGCTGATGGTAAATGCGTGGGAGCTTTATTTGTTAAGAAGGAGGACTTCTCGGAGTTAGAACTTCCAGAAGGGCTAGACGGTTTAGTTTGTTATTATTCTAATCCTAAGTCTCCTGCCTCTGTTATCACTAAGGAATTATGGAAAAAGGGTGAGATTACTCTTGAAGATAAAATTCTGGATAAGAATTTAAAATATGATGTTAATTCTTTCTTCCAGCTAAATCTCCCAGTTTTTGAAGAAGCGCTTAGAGATATAAAAAAGTATCTAAATGATGGAAAGATAGTAGATTTTTACGGAGGCACAGGAAGTATTGGTATATCACTGATTAATAATAAGAACGAGCTAAAAATAGTTGAGTTAGACGAACACAGTGCTCAAATGGCAAAAGTAAATATTAAAGATTTAGATAATGCTAAGGTTTTCAGTTTATCGGCGGAGGAGTCATTAGAAAAGATTGTTTCAGACAGTGTACTTGTGGTGGATCCGCCGAGGGCGGGTTTGCATAAAAAAGTTGTTCAATCTATCTGTGAAGTTAAGCCTAAACAGCTAATCTACCTTAGTTGCAGCCCTGTTACGCAAGCTAGAGATCTCAAAGAAATTATTGAGGCTGGTTACAAAATAAAGTTTGCCCGTGGCTATAATTTCTTCCCAAAAACACCGCATATTGAAAGTCTGATAATCTTAGAGAAGTAG
- a CDS encoding PD-(D/E)XK nuclease family protein translates to MSEVKKNGYRGIFDPDRSDPFRISRSKIDLFLNCERCFWLEVRKGIKRPPGFPFNINSAIDELLKREFDAYRKEAKAHPIMIENELVGVIPFEHEEIEVWRENFTGIQYFDEKLNLIIFGAVDDVWVNEAGELIVVDYKSTSKKSEITLDAPWQIGYKRQMETYQWLLRKIGFKVSDTGYFVYANGDSDAEGFFNVVNFDTKLISYKGDDSWVDETLAKLKKCMESDEMPKFGRSCEYCQYVGERLKLTWGK, encoded by the coding sequence ATGAGTGAAGTAAAAAAAAATGGTTATAGGGGGATTTTTGATCCGGATAGATCGGATCCATTTAGGATCTCGCGCTCGAAGATTGATCTTTTTTTAAATTGTGAGAGATGTTTTTGGCTAGAGGTTAGAAAGGGCATAAAAAGACCGCCTGGTTTTCCGTTTAATATTAACTCGGCAATTGATGAGCTCTTGAAGCGAGAGTTTGATGCTTATAGAAAAGAGGCTAAAGCTCACCCTATAATGATCGAAAATGAACTTGTGGGAGTGATTCCTTTTGAGCACGAAGAGATTGAAGTTTGGCGTGAAAACTTTACTGGAATTCAGTACTTTGATGAAAAGCTAAACTTAATAATTTTTGGAGCAGTTGACGATGTTTGGGTAAACGAAGCAGGGGAGTTAATAGTGGTAGATTATAAATCTACTTCAAAAAAGAGTGAAATTACATTAGATGCACCCTGGCAAATTGGTTACAAACGTCAGATGGAAACTTACCAGTGGCTTCTTAGAAAAATTGGTTTTAAAGTTAGTGACACAGGATATTTTGTCTATGCAAATGGTGATAGTGATGCGGAAGGATTCTTTAATGTCGTAAATTTTGATACTAAACTGATTAGCTATAAAGGGGATGATTCTTGGGTAGATGAAACTTTAGCTAAGCTTAAGAAGTGTATGGAGAGTGATGAGATGCCAAAGTTTGGAAGGTCTTGTGAATATTGTCAGTATGTGGGGGAGAGATTAAAATTAACGTGGGGCAAGTAG